From the genome of Apodemus sylvaticus chromosome 3, mApoSyl1.1, whole genome shotgun sequence, one region includes:
- the LOC127679908 gene encoding olfactory receptor 13C9 isoform X1 yields the protein MEWENRSHVEEFFLKGLSGYPGLERLFFVLILMMYAAILVGNGTLITLSIFDSHLHTPMYFFLGNLSFLDICFTTSSIPFTLVSFLSERKTISFLGCAVQMFLGLAMGTTECVLLGMMAFDRYVAICNPLRYPLIMSKSSYVTMATGSWFSGVANSAVQTAFVMRLPFCGNVINHFLCEILAVMKMACTDISGNEVIMLVATTLLTLMPLLLIVISYSLIISSILNIRSAEGRSKAFSTCSAHFTVVIIFYGTILFMYMKPKSKDKLNANDLDATDKLISMFYGVMTPLLNPLIYSLRNKDVKEAIKNLKGRRHFKW from the exons ATGGAATGGGAAAACCGGAGTCATGTGGAGGAATTTTTTCTGAAGGGGCTTTCTGGCTACCCAGGCCTTGAGCGTCTCTTTTTTGTGCTCATCTTAATGATGTATGCAGCCATCCTTGTGGGCAACGGCACCCTTATCACACTCAGCATTTTCGACTCTCACCTTCACACTCCTATGTACTTTTTCCTGGGGAACCTGTCCTTCTTGGACATCTGCTTCACTACCTCCTCTATCCCCTTCACCCTGGTAAGCTTTCtctcagaaagaaaaaccatTTCCTTCCTTGGCTGTGCAGTGCAGATGTTTCTTGGCTTGGCCATGGGAACAACAGAGTGTGTGCTCCTGGGCATGATGGCCtttgaccgctatgtggccatctgcaaccCTCTGAGGTACCCTCTCATTATGAGCAAGAGTTCCTATGTGACCATGGCAACCGGGTCCTGGTTTTCAGGGGTTGCCAACTCTGCAGTACAAACTGCATTTGTGATGCGGCTGCCTTTCTGTGGAAATGTCATCAATCATTTTCTCTGTGAAATCCTGGCTGTCATGAAGATGGCTTGTACTGACATCTCAGGCAATGAAGTTATCATGCTTGTGGCCACAACTTTGCTCACTCTGATGCCCCTGCTCCTCATTGTCATCTCCTACTCATTAATCATCTCCAGCATTCTCAACATTCGCTCTGCTGAGGGGAGAAGCAAGGCCTTCTCTACCTGCTCAGCTCACTTTACTGTGGTGATAATCTTCTATGGGACCATCCTTTTCATGTACATGAAACCCAAGTCTAAAGACAAACTCAATGCAAATGACTTGGATGCTACAGACAAACTTATCTCCATGTTTTATGGGGTGATGACTCCCTTGCTGAATCCTTTAATCTACAGCCTCAGAAACAAAGATGTGAAAGAGGCCATAAAAAATTTGAAGGgaaga AGACATTTTAAATGGTAA
- the LOC127679908 gene encoding olfactory receptor 13C9 isoform X2: MEWENRSHVEEFFLKGLSGYPGLERLFFVLILMMYAAILVGNGTLITLSIFDSHLHTPMYFFLGNLSFLDICFTTSSIPFTLVSFLSERKTISFLGCAVQMFLGLAMGTTECVLLGMMAFDRYVAICNPLRYPLIMSKSSYVTMATGSWFSGVANSAVQTAFVMRLPFCGNVINHFLCEILAVMKMACTDISGNEVIMLVATTLLTLMPLLLIVISYSLIISSILNIRSAEGRSKAFSTCSAHFTVVIIFYGTILFMYMKPKSKDKLNANDLDATDKLISMFYGVMTPLLNPLIYSLRNKDVKEAIKNLKGRFLGK; the protein is encoded by the coding sequence ATGGAATGGGAAAACCGGAGTCATGTGGAGGAATTTTTTCTGAAGGGGCTTTCTGGCTACCCAGGCCTTGAGCGTCTCTTTTTTGTGCTCATCTTAATGATGTATGCAGCCATCCTTGTGGGCAACGGCACCCTTATCACACTCAGCATTTTCGACTCTCACCTTCACACTCCTATGTACTTTTTCCTGGGGAACCTGTCCTTCTTGGACATCTGCTTCACTACCTCCTCTATCCCCTTCACCCTGGTAAGCTTTCtctcagaaagaaaaaccatTTCCTTCCTTGGCTGTGCAGTGCAGATGTTTCTTGGCTTGGCCATGGGAACAACAGAGTGTGTGCTCCTGGGCATGATGGCCtttgaccgctatgtggccatctgcaaccCTCTGAGGTACCCTCTCATTATGAGCAAGAGTTCCTATGTGACCATGGCAACCGGGTCCTGGTTTTCAGGGGTTGCCAACTCTGCAGTACAAACTGCATTTGTGATGCGGCTGCCTTTCTGTGGAAATGTCATCAATCATTTTCTCTGTGAAATCCTGGCTGTCATGAAGATGGCTTGTACTGACATCTCAGGCAATGAAGTTATCATGCTTGTGGCCACAACTTTGCTCACTCTGATGCCCCTGCTCCTCATTGTCATCTCCTACTCATTAATCATCTCCAGCATTCTCAACATTCGCTCTGCTGAGGGGAGAAGCAAGGCCTTCTCTACCTGCTCAGCTCACTTTACTGTGGTGATAATCTTCTATGGGACCATCCTTTTCATGTACATGAAACCCAAGTCTAAAGACAAACTCAATGCAAATGACTTGGATGCTACAGACAAACTTATCTCCATGTTTTATGGGGTGATGACTCCCTTGCTGAATCCTTTAATCTACAGCCTCAGAAACAAAGATGTGAAAGAGGCCATAAAAAATTTGAAGGgaagattcttaggcaaatga